The following coding sequences lie in one Thermotoga sp. Mc24 genomic window:
- a CDS encoding DUF4895 domain-containing protein, whose amino-acid sequence MKKELELLLKETSVHNPLKDYESKLDNVHLHAFVLRIKRHRFPSLFLMVDSSDRRLLNLSVEDPFDREPCIYRVETNVPESMVTFYTKLFEKVDSISAGIFRMPLKVKVLRSTGNESWLQKIFLQEKVKNMEFFLFQNRVSDENLEKMMKLLKSRLKIILRNEGIDVFLEDPEWVDKEHISLLHEMGVVLRKKKGIQPAQNPMEQAFLTLRIGYDQFFGEDFDMESFVKDFMEKLKRMYEVLVSML is encoded by the coding sequence ATGAAAAAAGAACTGGAACTTCTTCTTAAGGAAACATCGGTACACAACCCTCTTAAAGACTACGAGAGTAAGCTTGACAACGTGCATCTCCATGCTTTTGTGCTCAGAATAAAGAGACATCGGTTTCCATCGCTGTTTCTCATGGTTGATTCGTCCGACAGAAGACTGCTGAATCTCTCCGTTGAAGATCCCTTCGATAGAGAACCGTGCATATACAGGGTGGAGACAAATGTACCAGAATCCATGGTCACTTTCTACACAAAGCTGTTCGAAAAGGTGGATTCGATTTCCGCGGGAATATTCAGGATGCCACTGAAGGTGAAGGTTTTGAGATCTACCGGAAATGAAAGCTGGCTTCAGAAGATATTCCTTCAGGAAAAAGTGAAGAACATGGAGTTCTTTCTCTTTCAAAACAGGGTATCTGACGAAAATCTGGAAAAGATGATGAAACTTTTAAAATCGCGGCTGAAGATCATCCTGAGAAACGAGGGAATTGATGTGTTTCTTGAAGATCCAGAGTGGGTAGATAAAGAACACATCTCGCTGCTCCATGAAATGGGAGTGGTTTTGAGGAAGAAAAAGGGAATTCAACCTGCGCAGAATCCTATGGAACAGGCCTTTCTCACATTGAGAATAGGATACGATCAGTTCTTCGGAGAAGACTTTGACATGGAATCTTTTGTGAAAGACTTTATGGAAAAATTG